In the genome of Halictus rubicundus isolate RS-2024b chromosome 9, iyHalRubi1_principal, whole genome shotgun sequence, one region contains:
- the Flo1 gene encoding flotillin-1 isoform X2 has product MTLQVESPTVYTCQGVPISVTGIAQVKIQGQNEEMLSTACEQFLGKSEEEIHNIALVTLEGHQRAIMGSMTVEEIYKDRKKFSKEVFEVASSDLVNMGITVVSYTLKDIRDEEGYLKALGMARTAEVKRDARIGEAEARRDAQIREAIAEEQRMAARFLNDTDIAKAQRDFELKKAAYDVEVQTKKAEAEMAFELQAAKTKQRIMEEQMQVQVVERAQEIAVQEQEMLRRERELDATVKRPADAEKYRLEKLAEANKLRLVMEAEAEAEAIRIRGDAEAFAIDAKAKAEAEQMTKKAAAWNEYKSAAMIDMMLDTLPKVAAEVAAPLSQAKKITMVSSGNGTVGAEKLTEEVFNIVTRVPDIVKNLTGVDIAKSIHAA; this is encoded by the exons ATGACATTACAAGTTGAAAGTCCAACGGTATATACATGTCAAGGGGTACCAATATCTGTGACAGGAATAGCACAG GTCAAGATACAAggacaaaatgaagaaatgctTTCCACTgcgtgcgaacaatttttaGGAAAATCTGAAGAAGAAATTCACAATATTGCACTTGTTACATTAGAAGGACATCAACGAGCAATTATGGGAAGCATGACTGTAGAG GAAATATACAAAGACCGTAAAAAATTCAGCAAAGAAGTGTTTGAAGTAGCCAGCAGCGATCTAGTCAATATGGGAATTACTGTTGTGTCCTACACATTAAAAGATATTCGAGACGAAGAA GGTTATCTAAAAGCCCTTGGAATGGCGCGAACTGCCGAGGTGAAACGAGACGCGAGAATCGGAGAAGCAGAAGCTCGCAGGGACGCTCAAATTCGCGAGGCCATTGCTGAAGAGCAGCGGATGGCCGCGCGTTTCCTTAACGACACCGATATTGCGAAAGCGCAACGAGATTTTGAATTGAAAAAAGCCGCTTACGATGTCGAAGTCCAAACGAAA AAAGCGGAAGCAGAAATGGCGTTCGAGTTACAAGCTGCAAAAACGAAACAAAGAATCATGGAAGAGCAGATGCAAGTGCAGGTCGTAGAACGTGCACAGGAAATTGCTGTACAAGAGCAAGAAATGTTGAGACGCGAAAGAGAGTTGGATGCTACCGTGAAACGTCCAGCTGACGCAGAAAAATACAG ATTGGAAAAACTGGCTGAAGCTAACAAACTACGTTTGGTCATGGAAGCTGAGGCAGAAGCTGAAGCCATAAGAATTCGAGGTGATGCAGAAGCTTTTGCCATTGATGCGAAGGCTAAGGCTGAAGCAGAACAAATGACGAAGAAGGCTGCAGCTTGGAATGAATACAAGAGCGCTGCTATGATAGATATGATGCTTGACACTCTTCCAAAG GTTGCTGCTGAAGTTGCAGCACCTTTATCGCAAGCAAAGAAAATAACTATGGTTTCTAGTGGCAATGGAACCGTTGGAGCAGAGAAACTGACAGAAGAAGTCTTTAACATTGTGACGCGTGTGCCAGATATAGTTAAAAATTTAACAGGCGTGGATATCGCAAAG TCTATCCATGCTGCGTAA
- the LOC143357180 gene encoding uncharacterized protein CG1161 — MLKQIFLVTVIILTCLSQSEAQYDDKRCKCICPSLASMVNATQLSLERQTYIINVPPSQCNCEGVVLAKVGDQLKGKEEIYCSRCDCKYENRNTTIIKIVVILVIWVISLLVIYMLFLICLDPLLNKRIHKTSANIGYHEHNNEEDDTSITPGTSHPMGERGNVLNRVGHQQDKWKRQVREQRRNIYDRHTMLN; from the exons ATGTTGAAACAGATATTTCTCGTAACAGTAATCATACTGACATGTTTATCACAGTCTGAG GCACAATATGACGACAAACGATGTAAATGCATTTGTCCTAGCCTAGCCTCTATGGTGAATGCAACGCAATTATCGTTAGAACGGCAGACCTATATTATAAATGTTCCACCTTCTCAATG TAACTGTGAAGGTGTTGTATTAGCGAAAGTAGGAGATCAATTGAAAGGCAAAGAGGAAATATATTGTTCGCGATGCGACTGCAAATATGAAAATAGGAATACCACCATTATTAAA ATAGTAGTAATACTTGTTATTTGGGTCATATCGCTTTTAGTAATCTATATGTTGTTCTTAATTTGTTTGGACCCATTATTGAACAAAAGAATTCATAAAACATCTGCAAATATCGGCTACCATGAACACAACAATGAAGAG GATGACACATCGATAACTCCTGGAACGTCTCACCCTATGGGTGAAAGAGGTAATGTTTTAAATCGTGTTGGGCATCAACAAGATAAATGGAAACGCCAAGTACGTGAACAAAGGCGTAACATTTATGATCGAcatactatgcttaattaa
- the LOC143357178 gene encoding splicing factor C9orf78, whose amino-acid sequence MNSGEESTTKVEFKKKSRKALRKRRVSSDEDDNENDETSVREKVEDLKIIQKLRERPKGVNVVGLALGENVTPDVITSDPFNVKSGGMVNMTALKNTKLKQNDAYETGIGTQFNAETNKRDEDEEMVKYIEEELTKRKSKNEGKTENGHNSEKGSYCSPEEAALQAVPEHLRQSSAHRSEEMLSNQMLSGIPEVDLGIEAKIRNIEATEEAKLKLLWDRHRKKDGPSQFVPTNMAVNFVQHNRFNIEDPDFQKSKQDPDDKKKVAAPRDDTKGKRKDNGEKATDDYHYERFKKQFRRF is encoded by the exons ATGAATAGTGGAGAAGAAAGTACAACTAAAGTTGAATTTAAGAAGAAATCGAGGAAAGCATTAAGAAAAAGACGAGTCTCATCGGATGAAGATGACAATGAAAATGACGAAACTTCTGTCAG AGAAAAAGTTGAAGACTTGAAAATTATACAGAAGCTACGGGAACGTCCAAAAGGTGTAAATGTTGTTGGTCTAGCTCTCGGAGAAAATGTAACACCTGACGTAATTACT TCGGATCCTTTTAATGTAAAATCCGGAGGTATGGTAAACATGACTGCattgaaaaatacaaaattaaaacaGAATGATGCATACGAAACAGGAATTGGCACACAGTTTAATGCAGAAACCAACAAGCGAGATGAAGATGAAGAAAT GgtaaaatatatagaagaaGAATTgacaaagagaaagagtaaaaaTGAAGGCAAGACAGAGAATGGACACAACAGTGAGAAAGGATCTTATTGTTCTCCAGAAGAAGCAGCACTGCAAGCTGTACCTGAACATTTGAGGCAAAGTTCAGCGCATAGGAGTGAAGAGATGCTTTCAAATCAAATGTTGTCTGGAATTCCAGAAGTAGACCTTGGAATAGA AGCAAAAATACGCAATATTGAAGCTACGGAAGAAGCTAAATTGAAGTTACTTTGGGACAGGCACAGAAAAAAGGATGGTCCTTCTCAATTTGTGCCAACAAATATGGCTGTGAACTTTGTACAACATAACAGAT ttaATATAGAAGATCCAGATTTTCAAAAATCGAAACAAGATCCCGACGATAAAAAGAAAGTGGCAGCGCCTAGAGACGATACCAAGGGAAAACGAAAAGATAATGGAGAGAAAGCAACTGACGACTATCACTACGAAAGGTTTAAGAAACAATTTAGAAGATTCTAA
- the LOC143357396 gene encoding uncharacterized protein LOC143357396 isoform X2 encodes MSETRHHLHSVSDLYAADEIEVLLLEEIRDLELPASAYSRPEDIQDFEIGSRSGGQISSQPLELDSPGVHSWDSHANYHGYGYGDYHGSSSNALAWPRASHLVLYCDIQGHLKTAIGVVRLLLLISSAACLVTLCSSGTAKVSLFMLPLVGRLRFMIFVAVFCFLVTALLLFLDISHVIYVFPLNWAKLNAWIFTGIGLSYASSSALLACSIWEYHSGGWVPRRTRSQLSAAAALGLSCAILAFLLSWIHSRSESNCRGPDSRNHTPTQLYKPVDNSSSSGVTLKERSPRRPDSWKTQQSRKQTADSDTNINNGHHSNDNHSKYKQGASRKDHWASARQHFLPSEDNTEEIQRDDIDTERRRRRRKKDGEAGSAGDANLINTKTDSGHVVEDNKTRRVPRQLALQSVEQSRPWPSAEHRGSGSMQVRNKSSQVPVNSNAQDYCGITDSSSMQVTQNGFHWEMECMSSTSIEKVEMAMARTAMWSEQWQPPPDDVQPCSSKTIDPYGFA; translated from the exons ATGAGCGAGACTCGGCATCATCTTCACTCGGTCTCGGACTTATATGCAGCCGACGAGATAGAAGTTCTTCTCTTAGAAGAGATTCGTGACCTGGAACTACCAGCTTCTGCATACTCTAGACCTGAAGATATTCAGGACTTCGAAATTG GCAGTCGGTCAGGGGGGCAAATTAGCTCCCAACCTTTGGAACTGGATTCACCAGGGGTTCATTCATGGGATTCACACGCTAATTATCATGGTTATGGTTATGGTGATTACCATGGCTCTTCCTCTAATGCTTTGGCTTGGCCGAGAGCGAGTCACTTGGTTCTTTATTGTGACATACAGGGACATCTTAAAACAGCTATCGGTGTTGTTAGACTCTTACTGCTT ATATCATCTGCAGCATGTCTGGTGACACTGTGCAGTTCTGGCACTGCCAAGGTCAGTTTGTTTATGCTGCCTTTAGTTGGACGGCTGCGTTTCATGATCTTTGTAGCTGTTTTCTGTTTTCTGGTCACTGCATTGCTCCTCTTCCTTGATATTTCACATGTTATCTATGTTTTTCCTCTCAACTGGGCTAAGTTG AATGCTTGGATATTCACTGGTATAGGCTTATCTTATGCCTCGAGTAGCGCATTACTAGCATGCTCTATATGGGAATATCACAGTGGAGGCTGGGTACCACGACGCACTCGTTCTCAGTTATCAGCTGCAGCAGCACTTGGACTGTCTTGTGCAATCTTAGCATTCTTACTTTCATGGATACACAGTCGCAGCGAATCTAACTGTAGGGGTCCAGATAGCCGTAATCATACCCCGACACAACTTTATAAACCTGTTGataattcttcttcttctgga GTTACTCTTAAAGAACGTAGTCCTAGGAGACCCGATTCATGGAAAACTCAACAATCGAGGAAACAGACTGCAGACAGTGACACAAATATAAATAATGGTCACCACAGCAACGATAATCATTCAAAGTACAAGCAAGGTGCTAGTAGGAAAGATCATTGGGCTTCTGCAAGGCAACATTTCTTACCTTCCGAAGATAATACCGAAGAGATTCAAAGAGATGACATTGACaccgaaaggagaagaagaaggcgaAAAAAAGACGGTGAAGCTGGCTCAGCGGGCGAtgcaaatttaataaatacaaaaACTGATAGTGGTCATGTTGTAGAGGATAATAAAACTAGACGGGTGCCGCGACAGTTAGCTTTACAATCGGTAGAACAATCTCGACCTTGGCCTAGCGCTGAGCACAGAGGCAGTGGTTCTATGCAAGTTAGAAACAAAAGTTCGCAAGTACCAGTGAACAGTAACGCACAGGACTATTGTGGTATAACTGACTCTAGTTCAATGCAAGTGACTCAAAATGGTTTTCACTGGGAGATGGAATGTATGTCCAGTACCAGCATTGAGAAAGTGGAAATGGCTATGGCTCGCACAGCCATGTGGTCCGAACAATGGCAACCACCACCTGATGACGTTCAACCTTGCTCTAGCAAAACTATCGATCCTTATGGCTTTGCCTAA
- the LOC143357182 gene encoding ADP,ATP carrier protein-like has product MEAYRGFLVDFLAGGVSAAVSKTVVAPLERVKLLLQVQATSKQIRPEDRYKGMMDAFVRIPRETGVLSFWRGNLANVIRYFPTQALNFAFKDKFKTLFLGGVPKDAFWKQFAGNLAAGGAAGATSLLFVYPLDFARTRLAADIGKADKREFKGMGDCLLKVFKSDGLMGLYRGFNVSVQGIIIYRAAYFGFYDTFRGMLPDPKNTPLYINFLIAQVVTTVAGIISYPFDTVRRRMMMQSGRSKSEMMYKNTLDCWIKTAKAEGVGAFFKGSISNILRGTGGAIVLTLYDSLQHVFDEALKGSDTTVKTEKAPAPK; this is encoded by the exons ATGGAGGCGTACAGGGGTTTTTTAGTAGATTTTCTAGCCGGCGGTGTATCTGCAGCCGTTTCAAAAACTGTAGTTGCTCCCTTAGAAAGGGTAAAATTATTACTTCAAGTACAAGCTACTTCAAAACAAATACGTCCAGAAGACAGGTACAAAG GTATGATGGATGCATTTGTTCGCATACCCAGAGAAACCGGTGTCCTTAGTTTTTGGAGAGGCAATTTAGCTAATGTAATAAGATATTTTCCAACTCAAGCATTGAATTTTGCATTTAAAGACAAATTTAAAACTTTATTTTTGGGAGGTGTACCAAAAGATGCATTTTGGAAACAGTTCGCTGGAAATTTAGCTGCTGGTGGAGCTGCTGGAGCCACATCCCTGCTCTTTGTTTATCCACTTGACTTTGCTCGTACAAG ATTGGCTGCAGATATTGGAAAAGCAGATAAAAGAGAATTCAAAGGTATGGGTGATTGTTTGTTGAAGGTTTTCAAGTCAGACGGTCTTATGGGTTTATATCGTGGCTTCAATGTCAGCGTGCAAGGAATTATTATTTATAGAGCAGCATATTTTGGTTTCTATGATACCTTTAGAGGTATGCTGCCTGATCCAAAAAACACTCCATTGTATATTAACTTTTTAATTGCACAG GTAGTAACAACAGTGgctggaattatatcatatcctttcgATACAGTTAGAAGACGTATGATGATGCAATCAGGTCGTAGTAAATCAGAAATGATGTATAAAAATACATTGGATTGCTGGATAAAAACAGCTAAGGCTGAAGGTGTTGGGGCTTTTTTTAAAGGCTCAATTTCAAATATACTTCGGGGTACCGGTGGAGCAATAGTTTTAACACTGTATGATTCACTTCAACATGTATTTGACGAAGCGTTGAAAGGAAGCGATACTACTGTGAAAACTGAAAAAGCTCCTGCACCTAAGTGA
- the Syx7 gene encoding syntaxin 7: MDIGFSSYHNGGPAREQDFGRLSQTIGTSILKISQNVSSMQKMVNQLGGSTDSQELRNQLHQIQHYTQQLAKDTSVHLRDLAMLANNSGSTSPGEQRQRKMQRERLQEEFTSALNSFQSVQKLAASKEKEMVRRAKASAGLPPYGEKKQETLIELQDSRTQKQMQQQQMKEEQNLRMLEEQEASIRQLENNISDINKIFKDLGTLVYDQGEAIDSIEASVERTVVSVTEASSHVRQASIYQNKLRKKKCILVVVGVVVLSILIGIIVWQSS, from the exons ATGGATATTGGGTTTTCATCGTACCACAATGGTGGTCCTGCCAGGGAACAAGACTTTGGCAGGTTGTCCCAAACAATTGGCACATCAATCTTGAAGATATCTCAAAATG TATCTTCAATGCAAAAGATGGTCAATCAACTGGGAGGTTCGACAGACTCCCAAGAACTTCGAAATCAGCT GCATCAAATACAACATTATACACAGCAGCTGGCAAAAGATACCAGTGTGCATCTTCGAGATTTGGCTATGTTAGCTAACAATTCAGGATCGACTAGTCCTGGAGAACAGAGGCAGCGCAAAATGCAAAGAGAGCGTCTCCAAGAAGAATTTACAAGTGCATTAAATTCTTTCCAA TCAGTGCAAAAGCTTGCAGCTTCTAAGGAAAAGGAAATGGTTAGAAGGGCCAAAGCGAGTGCTGGTCTTCCACCATATGGAGAGAAGAAACAGGAAACATTGATAGAATTACAGGACAGTAGAACCCAAAAACAAATGCAACAGCAGCAGATGAAGGAGGAACAGAATCTTCGAATGTTAGAGGAACAAGAAGCAAGCATACGACAGTTGGAG AACAATATCAGCGATATTAATAAAATCTTCAAAGATCTTGGCACATTGGTCTACGATCAAGGAGAAGCAATCGATTCCATAGAAGCTTCAGTTGAAAGGACGGTAGTATCTGTCACTGAAGCTTCGTCTCATGTAAGGCAAGCAAGCATTTATCAGAATAAACTGCGCAAGAAAAAATGTATACTCGTTGTTGTTGGAGTAGTTGTACTCTCTATATTAATTGGAATCATAGTTTGGCAGAGTTCTTAA
- the Flo1 gene encoding flotillin-1 isoform X1 has product MSCGFVTCGPNEALVVSGCCYSKPLLVPGGRVFVWPIVQQVQKISLNTMTLQVESPTVYTCQGVPISVTGIAQVKIQGQNEEMLSTACEQFLGKSEEEIHNIALVTLEGHQRAIMGSMTVEEIYKDRKKFSKEVFEVASSDLVNMGITVVSYTLKDIRDEEGYLKALGMARTAEVKRDARIGEAEARRDAQIREAIAEEQRMAARFLNDTDIAKAQRDFELKKAAYDVEVQTKKAEAEMAFELQAAKTKQRIMEEQMQVQVVERAQEIAVQEQEMLRRERELDATVKRPADAEKYRLEKLAEANKLRLVMEAEAEAEAIRIRGDAEAFAIDAKAKAEAEQMTKKAAAWNEYKSAAMIDMMLDTLPKVAAEVAAPLSQAKKITMVSSGNGTVGAEKLTEEVFNIVTRVPDIVKNLTGVDIAKSIHAA; this is encoded by the exons ATGAGTTGCGGATTCGTTACTTGTGGCCCAAACGAGGCCCTTGTAGTCTCAG GATGCTGCTACAGCAAACCTCTTTTGGTACCTGGTGGCCGAGTGTTTGTCTGGCCTATTGTTCAACAAGTGCAAAA AATTTCATTGAATACCATGACATTACAAGTTGAAAGTCCAACGGTATATACATGTCAAGGGGTACCAATATCTGTGACAGGAATAGCACAG GTCAAGATACAAggacaaaatgaagaaatgctTTCCACTgcgtgcgaacaatttttaGGAAAATCTGAAGAAGAAATTCACAATATTGCACTTGTTACATTAGAAGGACATCAACGAGCAATTATGGGAAGCATGACTGTAGAG GAAATATACAAAGACCGTAAAAAATTCAGCAAAGAAGTGTTTGAAGTAGCCAGCAGCGATCTAGTCAATATGGGAATTACTGTTGTGTCCTACACATTAAAAGATATTCGAGACGAAGAA GGTTATCTAAAAGCCCTTGGAATGGCGCGAACTGCCGAGGTGAAACGAGACGCGAGAATCGGAGAAGCAGAAGCTCGCAGGGACGCTCAAATTCGCGAGGCCATTGCTGAAGAGCAGCGGATGGCCGCGCGTTTCCTTAACGACACCGATATTGCGAAAGCGCAACGAGATTTTGAATTGAAAAAAGCCGCTTACGATGTCGAAGTCCAAACGAAA AAAGCGGAAGCAGAAATGGCGTTCGAGTTACAAGCTGCAAAAACGAAACAAAGAATCATGGAAGAGCAGATGCAAGTGCAGGTCGTAGAACGTGCACAGGAAATTGCTGTACAAGAGCAAGAAATGTTGAGACGCGAAAGAGAGTTGGATGCTACCGTGAAACGTCCAGCTGACGCAGAAAAATACAG ATTGGAAAAACTGGCTGAAGCTAACAAACTACGTTTGGTCATGGAAGCTGAGGCAGAAGCTGAAGCCATAAGAATTCGAGGTGATGCAGAAGCTTTTGCCATTGATGCGAAGGCTAAGGCTGAAGCAGAACAAATGACGAAGAAGGCTGCAGCTTGGAATGAATACAAGAGCGCTGCTATGATAGATATGATGCTTGACACTCTTCCAAAG GTTGCTGCTGAAGTTGCAGCACCTTTATCGCAAGCAAAGAAAATAACTATGGTTTCTAGTGGCAATGGAACCGTTGGAGCAGAGAAACTGACAGAAGAAGTCTTTAACATTGTGACGCGTGTGCCAGATATAGTTAAAAATTTAACAGGCGTGGATATCGCAAAG TCTATCCATGCTGCGTAA
- the LOC143357396 gene encoding uncharacterized protein LOC143357396 isoform X1 translates to MSETRHHLHSVSDLYAADEIEVLLLEEIRDLELPASAYSRPEDIQDFEIAGSRSGGQISSQPLELDSPGVHSWDSHANYHGYGYGDYHGSSSNALAWPRASHLVLYCDIQGHLKTAIGVVRLLLLISSAACLVTLCSSGTAKVSLFMLPLVGRLRFMIFVAVFCFLVTALLLFLDISHVIYVFPLNWAKLNAWIFTGIGLSYASSSALLACSIWEYHSGGWVPRRTRSQLSAAAALGLSCAILAFLLSWIHSRSESNCRGPDSRNHTPTQLYKPVDNSSSSGVTLKERSPRRPDSWKTQQSRKQTADSDTNINNGHHSNDNHSKYKQGASRKDHWASARQHFLPSEDNTEEIQRDDIDTERRRRRRKKDGEAGSAGDANLINTKTDSGHVVEDNKTRRVPRQLALQSVEQSRPWPSAEHRGSGSMQVRNKSSQVPVNSNAQDYCGITDSSSMQVTQNGFHWEMECMSSTSIEKVEMAMARTAMWSEQWQPPPDDVQPCSSKTIDPYGFA, encoded by the exons ATGAGCGAGACTCGGCATCATCTTCACTCGGTCTCGGACTTATATGCAGCCGACGAGATAGAAGTTCTTCTCTTAGAAGAGATTCGTGACCTGGAACTACCAGCTTCTGCATACTCTAGACCTGAAGATATTCAGGACTTCGAAATTG CAGGCAGTCGGTCAGGGGGGCAAATTAGCTCCCAACCTTTGGAACTGGATTCACCAGGGGTTCATTCATGGGATTCACACGCTAATTATCATGGTTATGGTTATGGTGATTACCATGGCTCTTCCTCTAATGCTTTGGCTTGGCCGAGAGCGAGTCACTTGGTTCTTTATTGTGACATACAGGGACATCTTAAAACAGCTATCGGTGTTGTTAGACTCTTACTGCTT ATATCATCTGCAGCATGTCTGGTGACACTGTGCAGTTCTGGCACTGCCAAGGTCAGTTTGTTTATGCTGCCTTTAGTTGGACGGCTGCGTTTCATGATCTTTGTAGCTGTTTTCTGTTTTCTGGTCACTGCATTGCTCCTCTTCCTTGATATTTCACATGTTATCTATGTTTTTCCTCTCAACTGGGCTAAGTTG AATGCTTGGATATTCACTGGTATAGGCTTATCTTATGCCTCGAGTAGCGCATTACTAGCATGCTCTATATGGGAATATCACAGTGGAGGCTGGGTACCACGACGCACTCGTTCTCAGTTATCAGCTGCAGCAGCACTTGGACTGTCTTGTGCAATCTTAGCATTCTTACTTTCATGGATACACAGTCGCAGCGAATCTAACTGTAGGGGTCCAGATAGCCGTAATCATACCCCGACACAACTTTATAAACCTGTTGataattcttcttcttctgga GTTACTCTTAAAGAACGTAGTCCTAGGAGACCCGATTCATGGAAAACTCAACAATCGAGGAAACAGACTGCAGACAGTGACACAAATATAAATAATGGTCACCACAGCAACGATAATCATTCAAAGTACAAGCAAGGTGCTAGTAGGAAAGATCATTGGGCTTCTGCAAGGCAACATTTCTTACCTTCCGAAGATAATACCGAAGAGATTCAAAGAGATGACATTGACaccgaaaggagaagaagaaggcgaAAAAAAGACGGTGAAGCTGGCTCAGCGGGCGAtgcaaatttaataaatacaaaaACTGATAGTGGTCATGTTGTAGAGGATAATAAAACTAGACGGGTGCCGCGACAGTTAGCTTTACAATCGGTAGAACAATCTCGACCTTGGCCTAGCGCTGAGCACAGAGGCAGTGGTTCTATGCAAGTTAGAAACAAAAGTTCGCAAGTACCAGTGAACAGTAACGCACAGGACTATTGTGGTATAACTGACTCTAGTTCAATGCAAGTGACTCAAAATGGTTTTCACTGGGAGATGGAATGTATGTCCAGTACCAGCATTGAGAAAGTGGAAATGGCTATGGCTCGCACAGCCATGTGGTCCGAACAATGGCAACCACCACCTGATGACGTTCAACCTTGCTCTAGCAAAACTATCGATCCTTATGGCTTTGCCTAA